A window of Pectobacterium carotovorum genomic DNA:
CGCTTACTGTTATCTATCAGGTAGCGATCGCAGAGTGCATCCAAACTGTTACGCTTGCCGGGAAAGATCTTCCGCGCCATAAACAGGCTATCAGTGATCTTACAGAACGTTTCGGTCTTGGGTATATCACGATTCAGCAATCGGAATTCGTAATCCATAAAGCCGATGTCAAACGTCGCGTTATGAATGACTAACTCCGCGCCACGGATAAAATCGAGGAAGTCATCCACGACATCCGCATACGTCGGTTTATCAGCCAGAAACTCATCGCTGATACCATGTATATTATAGGCTTCTGGATCCACTAAACGATCGGGTTTGATGTAGACATGGAAATGACGACCAGTCAGGCGCCGGTTAATCACTTCGACCGCACCGATCTCGATAATTTTATGCCCTTCGTAGTGAACCCCCAGCTTATTCATACCGGTGGTTTCTGTATCCAGGACGATTTGTCGCGTAATTTCAGTGCTCATCGTTTTCGTTTTATGTCAGACTTGCCGTTTTTACCATAAGGAAGAGTCTACCAGAGATGCGCAAACAGGTAGAAATTTTCACCGACGGATCTTGCCTCGGTAATCCCGGCCCCGGTGGCTATGGCGCCCTGCTGCGCTACAAGCAGCACGAAAAAGCGTTAAGTGCAGGTTATCGTCTTACGACGAATAACAGAATGGAGCTGATGGCTGCAATTGCAGCACTTGAAACACTGACTACCGCGTGCGATGTGGTGCTCTGCACTGACAGCCAATATGTTCGGCAGGGGATAACCAGTTGGATTCATAACTGGAAAAAACGTGGCTGGAAAACCGCCGACAAAAAGCCCGTCAAAAACGTCGATCTCTGGCAAAAACTGGATGCCGCGATTCAACACCACTCCGTGCAATGGGAATGGGTAAAAGGACACGCTGGGCATCCGGAAAACGAGCGCTGCGATGAACTCGCTCGCGCAGCCGCAAGTGCACCAACGCTTGATGACACCGGTTATCAGGCTGAGTAAATCACCGTAGGCCTCCGCCTCATCTCCGATATATCTTTGTTGCGCCCACCGTGCGGCGCACTGATGCTTTGCGCAACCTCGCCCTCATCGGCGTAAACGTCAGCGGAATGGTGCGCTTCCGGGCAATAATCAGCGTCAGGCATCCCAGCATCGGAATATGTTTATTCAACTTCCCTTTGTTTCTTCGCCATGGTGTAACGTGAAAATGGGTCTGATCGATAACCTCATAGTTCAATAGCCCCAGCCAGTCCGTAATACGCATTTGAGTAAACATGCGGCTGCAATAAGGGTGTTTTTTATTGAGTCTGGGGATCAATTTACCCAGACCAACCAGACTGATCGGGTTAAACGTGCTCAGAATTAGCCAACCATCATCGATCAAGACACGATCAACCTCCCGCAGAATACGATGCGGGTCCGATGAATAAGACAGTGTTTGAGCGAGCAAGCAGGCATCGATCGACTTTTCAGAGAACGGTAATTGATGAGCATCTGCTATAATCTGAAGGTTATCACCGTGTGGAGCAACATTAACCTGATGCGCAATCGCACACTCTGTTACATGGATTTCCGCGCTTAGCGCTCCTACCTTGATAAGATGAAAACCAAAGAGTTTTGGCCACCATGGCAACAAAGCCAGTTCAATCGACTCGCGATAAAATTGCCCGCAGGTGATATCATCCCACGAATCAGGTGCAACAATGGTCTGAGGGGTTCGTGCCAATTTCATCTTCTGTTCTCGTCCTCAGGCTGCTAGAAAAAAGAGGTGATGAATGAATCTTATCAGTATCCCCGCACTTCAGGACAACTACATTTGGCTATTGAGCAATAAAGAAAATCGCTGTGTGATCGTCGATCCTGGTGAAGCGCCCCCAGTGCTTAATGCGCTCGATCAACACGCACTTTTTCCCGAAGCAATCTTGCTCACTCACCATCATAACGACCATATAGGAGGTGTAGGTGAGCTCCTCAGACATTACCCTAATCTGCCTGTTTTTGGTCCAAAAGAAACCGCTAAATGCGGCGCAACCTACCTGGTGGAAGAAGGAAATACCGTCTCTTTGTTAAATTCGGAATTTTCTGTAATTGAGGTGCCGGGGCACACATCTGGTCATATTGCCTACTATAATGTGCCATTTTTATTCTGTGGCGACACACTTTTTTCAGCGGGATGCGGACGTATTTTTGAAGGTACACCAAAACAAATGTATGAATCCATTCAAAAAATATCACAATTTCCTGATAACACAGTGGTGTGCTGTGCTCATGAATACACACTCTCAAACTTAAAATTTTCTAATGCTATTTGGCCTGAAGATCCAGAAATTGAATCTTATCTCCATAAAATCAGTCAGATACGAGAAAAATCTCAGTCTAGCTTACCTACTACATTAGGGCTGGAGAGAAGAATCAACCTATTTCTCCGCTGTCATGAAATTGATTTAAAAAGGAAATTATCAAAGGAACCTGAAAATATAGAGAATTGGCAAGTTTTTGAGATGCTACGTAGCAAGAAAGACTGCTTCTGAAGGTTTAGGTTGTGCTATTCGTCTAATCAAAGTATCCTTGCTCGTCTTTTAAGCAACTATTGACCAACATATGAAGGCTAAAGCGATGATTATCGCCTCAGTCTTGCTGGCGGGTTGTCAGGTCTCACCACATGACACCTCGCAACCTAAACAGCATGCACAGAGTTTGTCTTCGGCAAGTCAAAGTGAAGCAGGAAAGTACACAGATGGCCGAGAGGCCTCCGCGCGATGGTTAGATGACGATAGCCTCGCGCAA
This region includes:
- the rnhA gene encoding ribonuclease HI — encoded protein: MRKQVEIFTDGSCLGNPGPGGYGALLRYKQHEKALSAGYRLTTNNRMELMAAIAALETLTTACDVVLCTDSQYVRQGITSWIHNWKKRGWKTADKKPVKNVDLWQKLDAAIQHHSVQWEWVKGHAGHPENERCDELARAAASAPTLDDTGYQAE
- the gloB gene encoding hydroxyacylglutathione hydrolase, which translates into the protein MNLISIPALQDNYIWLLSNKENRCVIVDPGEAPPVLNALDQHALFPEAILLTHHHNDHIGGVGELLRHYPNLPVFGPKETAKCGATYLVEEGNTVSLLNSEFSVIEVPGHTSGHIAYYNVPFLFCGDTLFSAGCGRIFEGTPKQMYESIQKISQFPDNTVVCCAHEYTLSNLKFSNAIWPEDPEIESYLHKISQIREKSQSSLPTTLGLERRINLFLRCHEIDLKRKLSKEPENIENWQVFEMLRSKKDCF
- the dnaQ gene encoding DNA polymerase III subunit epsilon, which gives rise to MSTEITRQIVLDTETTGMNKLGVHYEGHKIIEIGAVEVINRRLTGRHFHVYIKPDRLVDPEAYNIHGISDEFLADKPTYADVVDDFLDFIRGAELVIHNATFDIGFMDYEFRLLNRDIPKTETFCKITDSLFMARKIFPGKRNSLDALCDRYLIDNSKRTLHGALLDAEILAEVYLAMTGGQTSLAFSMEGEAQQKSDNTETIQRIVRPQSALKVLYADEAELLAHEQRLDLIAKKGGSCLWRAE
- a CDS encoding class I SAM-dependent methyltransferase; amino-acid sequence: MKLARTPQTIVAPDSWDDITCGQFYRESIELALLPWWPKLFGFHLIKVGALSAEIHVTECAIAHQVNVAPHGDNLQIIADAHQLPFSEKSIDACLLAQTLSYSSDPHRILREVDRVLIDDGWLILSTFNPISLVGLGKLIPRLNKKHPYCSRMFTQMRITDWLGLLNYEVIDQTHFHVTPWRRNKGKLNKHIPMLGCLTLIIARKRTIPLTFTPMRARLRKASVRRTVGATKIYRR